The Streptomyces sp. 11x1 genomic sequence CATCAGGTCCTGATCTGGAAAAGTACGGGGCACAGCCCCTGCTTTTCCAGGGGCGCGGGGAACTGCGCGAGCAGCCCCACCGGGCGGACGTGTGGGGGTCAAAGGGGCGCAGCCCCTTGCGGAGGGACGGGTAAGGGCGGCGCGGGCGCAAACGGCACCGGCCCCCAACCCCGGCGCCAACCCCCGCACGGCGGTACTCTGACCAGGCCGCACCGCACGAACCCGCCCCCCGAAGGGACCCCGACATGCCGCTCGAAGCCGGCCTCCTGGAGATCCTCGCCTGCCCGGCGTGCCACGCCCCCCTCACGGAGGAGGACACCGAGCTGACCTGCACGAGCCAGGACTGCGGCCTCGCCTACCCGATCCGGGACGGCATCCCCGTACTCCTCGTCGACGAGGCCCGCCGCCCCGCCTGACCCGCCCGACCTGCAGGTCCCGCGCGATCACGCTCCCGCGCAAGGCGTAACCCCGCACGAGCCGGGAAACCCGGCAAAAGGCGCATCAGGGCACCTGGTGATCGGAGGCTGCCGCCCATGCTCGACGAATCGCTGCTAGACACCCCCGACGCCCTGTCGGAGGCGGACCGCCGCGACCTGCTCCGCGGCGCCGCCGAGGCGGGCGCCCGGGTCCGCACGGCCATCCGTCTCGGCACCGAGGCCGGTATCCCCGACCTGAAACCCGACGGCCGGCCCCGCGCTCTCCTGATCGCGGGCCCCGGCATGGCCTCCGCGGGCGTCGCCGACCTGCTCGGCGCCCTCGCGGGATCCAGTTGTCCCCTCACCCGCCTGCACCCCACCGGCGTGGCCCCCGCGGCGGGTGCCCTGCGCTGGGACCTCCCGGGCTGGGCGGGCTCGGTCGACCTCCTCCTGATCGCCACCGCCGACGGCGCCGAACCCGGCCTGGCGCTCCTGATCGACCAGGCCTACCGCCGCGGCTGCACGGTCGTCGCCGTCGCCCCGCCCCGCACCCCGGTCGCCGAGGCCATGGAAGGCGCCCACGGACTCTTCGTACCGATGGCGACCGGCCCGTACGAGCAGGAGGTGCCCCTCGGCGCCGCCGCCCCCGGCGTGCTGTGGGCGCTGCTCACCCCGATGCTCGCGCTGCTGGACCGCACCGGCCTGGTCGCCGCCGCGCCCGACGCCCTGCAGAAGGTCGCCGACCGCCTCGACCACGTCGCCGAGCGCTGCGGCCCCGCCATCGCCACCTACAGCAATCCGGCCAAGACGCTCGCCGCCGAGCTGGCCGACGCCCTCCCGGTGATCTGGACCGAGGGCCAGGCAGCGGCCCCCGTGGGCCGCCGTTTCGCTTCCGCGCTCGCCGAGCTGGCGGGGCGCCCGGCCCTCGCCGCCCAGCTGCCGGAGGCGCTCGCCTCGCACACGGTGCTGCTGTCCGGTCCGCTCGCCGCGAGCGCCGACCCCGACGACTTCTTCCGCGACCGCGTCGAGGAACCGCCCGCCCTCCACGCGCGCGTGGTGCTCCTTCGCGACCGCCCCACCGGCGGCCTCAGCGCCGTCCCGGCCGCCCGCGAGCTGGCCCTCGGCCACGACACCGCGATCAGCGAGCTGGAACCCGAGGAGGGCACCGACCTGGAGACCCTCGCGGAGATGATCGCCATCACCGATTTC encodes the following:
- a CDS encoding Trm112 family protein, which encodes MPLEAGLLEILACPACHAPLTEEDTELTCTSQDCGLAYPIRDGIPVLLVDEARRPA
- a CDS encoding SIS domain-containing protein, with protein sequence MLDESLLDTPDALSEADRRDLLRGAAEAGARVRTAIRLGTEAGIPDLKPDGRPRALLIAGPGMASAGVADLLGALAGSSCPLTRLHPTGVAPAAGALRWDLPGWAGSVDLLLIATADGAEPGLALLIDQAYRRGCTVVAVAPPRTPVAEAMEGAHGLFVPMATGPYEQEVPLGAAAPGVLWALLTPMLALLDRTGLVAAAPDALQKVADRLDHVAERCGPAIATYSNPAKTLAAELADALPVIWTEGQAAAPVGRRFASALAELAGRPALAAQLPEALASHTVLLSGPLAASADPDDFFRDRVEEPPALHARVVLLRDRPTGGLSAVPAARELALGHDTAISELEPEEGTDLETLAEMIAITDFAAVYLSLASGA